The DNA window GAGTGCATCAGGCCGGTCATGGCGTTGCTCCAGCGCGGCAGCGCCGAGGCGAGGCTACACGCCATGGACATCCTCACCAAGATCTCCAATTCCGGAGGCGGCGAGTggaccgccggcggcgacattGACGACGTGATCAAGTCACTCCTCGAGCTCCTCTCCGACGAGGCCTCGACGAGGCTCAGCTCGCGCGCGCTCGACGTGCTCCTCGACGTCGTGGAGCGGGCGCGGGGCGCCCGCGCCAAGGCCGTGGAGGTCGGCGCCGTGCACGTCCTCGTCGAGCTCCTCGCCGATGCCGACGACCGCCACGTCACCGAGCGGATACTCCTTCTGCTGAAGCGCCTGTGCAAGTGCCCCGAGGGGCGCCTCGCCTTCGCGGAGCACGACCTGTCGGTGGCGGCCGTGGCGAGGACAATGCTGCGCGTGTCGGAGCTGTCCACGCAGCTCGCCGTCAAGGTGCTGTGGCTCGTGTCCGTGGTGGCGTCGTCGGAGAAGGTCCTCGAGGACATGATGCTGACCGGCGCCGTGGCGAAGCTGCTGGGGCTTCTGCACGTCGAGAGCGCGCCGTCGACGAAGCAGAAGACGGTGCGGATGGTGAGGATCCACGGGGTGATCTGGAGGCAGTACCCGTGCTTCCCTACCGACTTCAGGGATTACTTGAGATTGCTCGACTGATTCCCCCCACCTGTTTCTGCTTGCCTTGGCCACACTGTAAGAACAAAGTGAATGGaaattgtgtatttttttaacagataaaaattttggaaatgtGTCTTCAATATCTCAAATGTGTCATGCATAGGATTTCAAGCGACATTTCACTGCTTTTGTCAaacaatcaaatcaaatttctGATCTTCTCCTCCCTGAATCTGATACAAATTCTAGCTGTCGGCACCACCTATGACGCATAAGCACAGGTGAATGGAGCTTTTCTACAGATCAAGATCCAATGAGTTAAAGCAGTAACGTTCATTCATCATCATTGGATCAAACCAATAAACGGCAAAGATCTGTGGTTCTGTGCCACATCACAATCAGGCAGCCAGTGCTACGGTACACTACATGAATCTCTATGCACGCTACAGTATCCTTACCAAATCTGAGCCACTCTTTTTCGATTCGATGGTCATGCAATGTTTGTTAAGTTGTCGATGCAGTTGCAATTACCATTGCAGGTGATCTCAGCTGTTTTTCTACTGGCCTTCATGTGGcactgcctttttttttcttaaaaaaaataatttctggcACTTCTTGATACTTACTACTTCGTATAGTATCTGAAAATGCTCGTACATGTGAGCATGTGTTGTGTCCACCTCCGCACAAACTTAGATAGTCCCAATGCCACCTTGTCTCATAAAAAGATTGTGTATCTTTGTATTAAGATTATAAGGTCTCGAACTAaggtcatgtttagttcccaaaatttttttctaaaaacatcacatcgaatttttggatatctaaataaaacattaaatatacatgaacattaaaactaattacacagttatggaagaaatcgtgagacgaatcttttgagcctaattagaacgtgattagccataagtgctacaataatcaACATgagctaatgacggattaattaggctcaaaagattcgtctcgcggttttcaggcgaaatttgaaatttgttttgtaattagactacatttaatactttaaatatgtgtctaaagatttgatgtgatgtttttgcaattttttttgcaaactaagagcatccctaaccgctcatctaaatttgatcatccatatctttatttggatgatcatctaaactagtttcatccttcatatctttttGTACTTCactaaatcatctatatatgacattctctatatctgtttggaggatggagagagatcatccaaatatgaaggttctctcaCCTAATATGaataacatctaaaaatagatgataggataatCGTTCTATTGGAGCTTAATTTGTAGTAttcattctctatttctaagatggaggatgggatagatgagctgttggggatgctctaaacaagcataataataataatacatcAAGTAACATGTGAAACGGGGAGGAAAGAGATAAAGGGCAAACATGCTAATAAGCAACCTTCTCTGTTGCTGCTACATCCCTTCAACATAGGTTCTTTcgatagaaaattcatttggtCCGTTTCTTCCAGATGGACCATACTACCAAGATGACGATGGTGCTCAAAGGTTAAATGTCCTTCTTATCATGTACTTCAAGAAAATAATGATTTGCTCTACAACCACTATACTAATGgggcttttttatcattcttaaaaattaactcaagttacctagtataaatttttggtatctcactTTAAGGTACTAcactttttatactaaaatgagtggtaccttgagatactttttttcaagaatggtaaaaaaacatactaatGATGGATCATGTTCCTTTTTAAGTATATAACACTACAAATTATAAACTTAGGTCAAATTGACATTCTGGGGATTTCATTTCCATCTCTAAAAATAACAGGTAAGTATGAAAATAGACATGAGAAAACATAGAAGGATACATTATTAGTTAGCTTCCCAGTAAAAATCCTATTGAAAACACCTTCAAACTACTCGGATTTAAAGACGTTCAAGGTAGGAGGCATGCAGCAAGAACTTTATTATCATATTCTAGCATAGGAGAAATAACTggggggagaaaaaaaagaggggcaGAGAGTCGTTGCTCATTACAGAAACGTCTAGCCTAGCCTAAGTGCCAACCACTCTAACGATAGAACTGACACGTCAACGCTTGCCCCTATTTGGTCTATCCgttaaataagtttttaaaatagtcATAATGTAAAAAGTTTAGGTCTATccgtaaaataagtttttaaaataatcataatataaaaaagtttggcATGACTAAATCCCTATTTGAGAGAGCTTCCAACAATTGAGcttcttataaaattttgaactttatCCTAATTAGTTTAGACTCTCACCCAAATTATGACTATCTataattgtgaataaaaaataaactaataaaatacAAGTTCCATATGATCGACGGGTGTTTCATAGAAATGTCGAGCTCCACCAAACCGAGACTAAATGCAGTATCTTCTTGTCTATTAACCATTTCTATGATACCACGCTGGTTTTCTGTAGATAATTATTGGTGCTtataaaaagataattattttCAGACCTACAGTTCTACCATttgctactacctccgttttataatataagatgtctgatttttatagttgcaacgtttgaccattcatcttatttaaaaatttaatataaatataaaaaatgacaagtcatacttaaagttctttcgataatattaataataaagtaagtcacaagcaaaataaataatatttttataacttttaaataagacaaataattaaatattataaaaaaagtcaaacaactaTATTATCTacgttatgaaatggagggagtactgtaTACAGGCGCGTCCATCAATCGGTCGTTGATAAGCAGATGCAACGCAATGAAATTTGAAACTTCTCGTGGGGCCATCAGTCACCAACACCAACCGAGCTTACCTAGATAGGCGACCACGGAAATATGCTCTCTAGCGAGGTCCATCTCGAAAAAGCTCCCGGACGGGAAGACGACCTGGCTGCCCCGAGATCTAACCAAAGCCCGCGTCCCATCTCGCCGTCCTCACCTCACCCTCCGGCGAGCCCCGGATCACCGGCTCCGACCTGTCGCCGGTGACGCGCCCCGCGGGACCAGGCGTGTGTTTGGGGGAGGTGGGTGGTGCCAGACGCTCGGCCGGCGAGCGGGGACCacgaggcggcgacgatgccggtggcggcgtcggccatCTACTTCCTCAACCTCCGAGGGGACGTCCTCATCAACCGCCTCTACCGCGACGATGTCGGGTGCGTAGCACCGTCCACAGCCCTCCCTCGCCTCGCCCCGTGCGCGCCCTGTGGTTTGGAGCGGTAGATCTGAGAGGCCGTGGGATCGATTAGCTGCTTTTCTAGCTCGTCGTTGCCCAGATCGCGCGAGGTTTTAGTTGATAGCTCGTGAAATTCCGTTCGGAAGGTTTCGATTAGCTAATAGGCTGCGGGGATTGACTCGTTGTGTGCTGAAATTTGGCCTTACCTTGGTTGTTGCAAACTCGCAATACCAAGTGATTGAATTTTGGAATGGTATTTTGTTCGCCTGCGATTGTGGAAGCTACATGTTTAGCAGCATGAGGAAGATGCCATTGACTAATTAATAGTATAATTAGTTCGATTTCACCTTGGATGGTTCAACCGGAGCTGTGTTGTGGTTGTCGATCATCTGAAAACAATTGACTTTATACTATTTTCACCACATTCTAAATTCGATATTTTGTTGCCTGAAGATTTTATATAAGCGGACTGACTAGATCAtctgatcttttttttcctagtgGTTTACTATTGTGAAAGTCTActgtcattattttttaagggCACTAAAAATGTGACTAACCTTAAGCATCCTTTATCAGCCAAATGCAAGCAATATCCTACGAGATGAAACTTTCACTTGCTTGTCATACTTGAAAcctgtgtttttttccttatttggTCACACTTGCATCCACTGACTAGTGACTACCTATTTTGCTCATACACAACTATGCAGGGGAAATATGGTTGATGCATTCAGGATGCACATTATGCAAACAAAGGAACTGGGTACATGTCCTGTTCGGCAAATAGGAGGCTGTTCGTTCCTTTACATGAGGATTAGTAATGTCTATATTGTGATCGTGGTTAGCAGCAATGCTAATGTTGCTTGTGCTTTCAAATTTGTCGTGGAGGTATGCAATTTATATTGTGTTTAAAtacttttgaaataaaataaatatatcatgcATACACACATTGCATCTTTATGATCTACTAGATGAATATGAAGCTCAAGAAGTCAATTGTCTTTTTCCACTAGAAATGGTATGCTTATGTCAGTATGTTGTATCGGAGATGGTTTagctaatttattaataagtcCAGATCAgagcaaaataatttatttgttaattattaacGAGGCAGATAATTTTCCTGAAAGTTACCTGTTTAATTACTCTTATGTGAAATTGCAATATACAGTCGAAAAGTTTAGACA is part of the Oryza brachyantha chromosome 2, ObraRS2, whole genome shotgun sequence genome and encodes:
- the LOC102720116 gene encoding E3 ubiquitin-protein ligase PUB23-like, which gives rise to MDDPPHLFLCPISMELMADPVTVSTGVTYDRRSIEEWLFVYGRTTCPATMQPLSNFDLTPNHTLKRVISSWLDRGSPSSSSPSTSTLCSPIHELAAPLSQALEQERLLAALAELEETPFKVTKLKYMRACMAGDVAMQSAFVASGGVRRGSAEARLHAMDILTKISNSGGGEWTAGGDIDDVIKSLLELLSDEASTRLSSRALDVLLDVVERARGARAKAVEVGAVHVLVELLADADDRHVTERILLLLKRLCKCPEGRLAFAEHDLSVAAVARTMLRVSELSTQLAVKVLWLVSVVASSEKVLEDMMLTGAVAKLLGLLHVESAPSTKQKTVRMVRIHGVIWRQYPCFPTDFRDYLRLLD